The following are encoded in a window of Bradyrhizobium guangdongense genomic DNA:
- a CDS encoding sigma-54-dependent transcriptional regulator FlbD: MRLLIVGTLKGQLTTATKIAMDNGATVTHAEDHEQAMRVLRGGKGADLLLVDVALDIRDLVMRLEAEHIHAPIVACGITNDARAAVAAIHAGAKEYIPLPPDPELIAAVLAAVANDSRELVYRDDAMARVIKLAQQIAGSDASVMITGESGTGKEVLARYVHSRSARAKRPFISINCAAIPEHLLESELFGHEKGAFTGAIARRIGKFEEATGGTLLLDEISEMDVRLQSKLLRAIQERVIDRVGGTKPVPVDIRIIATSNRNLADAVREGTFREDLLFRLNVVNLKIPPLRERPADILELAQHFVKKYAEANGVPLRPISAEARRVLSTNRWQGNVRELENTMHRAVLMAQGDEIGPDAILTPDGDRLDLAKTPPAVAHATMAAEQVTRALVGRTVADVERDLILETLKHCLGNRTHAANILGISIRTLRNKLNEYADGGIPITPAGGPGEHSRLPMIGA; the protein is encoded by the coding sequence ATGCGGCTTCTCATCGTTGGCACATTGAAGGGCCAGCTCACCACCGCCACCAAGATCGCGATGGACAACGGCGCCACCGTGACCCACGCCGAGGATCACGAGCAGGCGATGCGCGTGCTGCGCGGCGGCAAGGGCGCCGACCTGCTGCTGGTCGACGTCGCCCTCGACATCCGCGATCTCGTGATGCGGCTCGAGGCCGAGCACATCCACGCTCCGATCGTCGCCTGCGGCATCACCAACGACGCCCGCGCCGCCGTCGCCGCGATCCACGCCGGCGCCAAGGAATACATCCCGCTGCCGCCGGACCCGGAGCTGATCGCCGCGGTTCTCGCCGCCGTCGCCAACGATTCCCGCGAACTGGTCTATCGCGACGACGCCATGGCGCGCGTGATCAAGCTGGCCCAGCAGATCGCAGGCTCCGACGCCTCGGTGATGATCACCGGCGAATCCGGCACGGGCAAGGAGGTGCTGGCGCGCTACGTCCACTCCCGTTCGGCCCGTGCCAAGCGCCCGTTCATCTCGATCAACTGCGCCGCGATCCCCGAGCATCTGCTTGAATCCGAGCTGTTCGGCCACGAGAAGGGCGCCTTCACCGGCGCAATCGCCCGCCGCATCGGCAAGTTCGAGGAGGCGACCGGCGGCACGCTGCTGCTGGACGAAATCTCCGAGATGGACGTTCGTCTGCAGTCGAAGCTGCTCCGGGCCATCCAGGAGCGCGTGATCGACCGCGTCGGCGGCACCAAGCCGGTCCCGGTCGACATCCGCATCATCGCAACGTCGAACCGCAATCTGGCGGATGCCGTGCGCGAAGGCACGTTCCGCGAAGACCTCTTGTTCCGCCTCAACGTCGTGAACCTGAAGATCCCGCCGCTGCGCGAGCGCCCCGCCGACATCCTGGAGCTCGCCCAGCACTTCGTGAAGAAATATGCGGAAGCCAACGGCGTGCCGCTGCGTCCGATCTCTGCGGAAGCCCGCCGCGTGCTCTCCACCAACCGCTGGCAAGGCAACGTCCGCGAGCTCGAAAACACCATGCACCGCGCCGTGCTGATGGCGCAGGGCGACGAGATCGGCCCCGATGCGATCCTCACCCCGGACGGCGATCGCCTCGACCTCGCCAAGACGCCGCCGGCCGTGGCGCACGCGACCATGGCCGCCGAGCAGGTGACCCGGGCTCTGGTGGGGCGCACTGTCGCCGATGTCGAACGCGATCTGATTCTGGAGACGCTCAAGCATTGTCTCGGCAATCGCACCCATGCCGCCAACATCCTGGGGATTTCGATCCGCACGCTGCGCAACAAGCTCAACGAATACGCCGACGGCGGCATCCCGATCACGCCGGCGGGAGGGCCGGGCGAACATTCGCGGCTGCCGATGATCGGGGCGTAG
- a CDS encoding FliH/SctL family protein, with protein MGAPAKFLFDTDFAAPDRTREKAATAAEIAQKVAEAEARAYQDGFAAAQREAKAESDRRVALAMEEIGIGIRGVASGIGNIETKMETEAVEVAIAVARKLCADLIAAEPLGEIMALVKDCFSHLVATPHLVVRINDALYDSAREKIERLAKQSGFEGRLVILAEPEIATGDCRIEWADGGVVLERSAIAAKIDDMVGRYIASRKGN; from the coding sequence ATGGGCGCTCCCGCCAAATTCTTGTTCGATACCGACTTCGCCGCGCCGGACCGGACGCGCGAGAAAGCCGCGACCGCGGCCGAGATCGCGCAGAAGGTCGCGGAAGCCGAGGCGCGCGCCTATCAGGACGGCTTTGCTGCCGCCCAGCGCGAGGCCAAGGCCGAGAGCGACCGCCGCGTTGCGCTCGCGATGGAAGAGATCGGTATCGGCATCCGGGGCGTCGCGTCGGGCATCGGCAACATCGAAACGAAGATGGAGACCGAGGCGGTCGAGGTCGCAATCGCAGTGGCGCGCAAGCTGTGCGCCGACCTGATCGCCGCCGAGCCGCTCGGCGAGATCATGGCGCTGGTCAAGGACTGCTTCTCGCATCTGGTCGCGACGCCGCATCTGGTCGTCCGCATCAACGACGCCCTCTACGACAGCGCGCGCGAGAAGATCGAGCGGCTCGCCAAGCAGAGCGGCTTCGAAGGACGGCTGGTGATCCTGGCCGAGCCTGAAATTGCCACCGGCGACTGCCGGATCGAATGGGCCGATGGCGGTGTCGTGCTGGAGCGCAGCGCCATCGCGGCCAAGATCGACGACATGGTCGGACGCTATATCGCGTCCCGCAAGGGGAACTAA
- the fliN gene encoding flagellar motor switch protein FliN, protein MSDTDGQVPLPDLNGPLPPTGADVGYNEDEYAARVAADLEAVFDVPVQVSAVLGRSKMDVGELLKLGPGTVLELDRRVGEAIDIYVNNKLVARGEVVLVEDKLGVTMTEIIRTERG, encoded by the coding sequence ATGAGCGACACCGACGGACAGGTCCCGCTGCCCGATCTCAACGGCCCGTTGCCGCCCACCGGCGCCGACGTCGGCTACAACGAGGACGAATATGCAGCGCGTGTCGCCGCAGACCTCGAGGCCGTCTTCGACGTGCCGGTGCAGGTCTCGGCGGTGCTCGGCCGCTCCAAGATGGATGTCGGCGAGCTCCTCAAGCTCGGGCCCGGCACCGTGCTCGAGCTCGACCGTCGCGTCGGCGAGGCCATCGACATCTACGTCAACAACAAGCTCGTCGCCCGCGGCGAGGTGGTGCTGGTCGAGGACAAGCTCGGCGTCACCATGACGGAAATCATCAGGACGGAACGCGGCTAA
- the fliG gene encoding flagellar motor switch protein FliG yields the protein MAASLQNANSNDITSVISTLGQRAGNRARDGKGAEQLTGPRRAAILMLALGEQYGGKIWGLLDDDEVRQLSLEMSTLGTVEVDTVEDMLLEFVSRMSASGALMGNFDATERLLQQYLPPERVNGIMDEIRGPAGRNMWEKLSNVQEEVLANYLKNEYPQTIAVVLSKLKPEHAARVLGIFPEDLALDVVNRMLKMEAVQKEVIESVEKTLRTEFMSNLSQTRRRDAHEVMAEIFNNFDRQTETRFITSLEEDNRESAERIKALMFTFDDLVKLDSGSAQTLMRNVDKDKLGVALKSANEDVRNFFFGNMSSRAAKMLQDDMAAMGPVRLRDVDEAQALLVNLAKDLAAKGEIMLTKNRADDELVY from the coding sequence ATGGCTGCTTCCCTGCAAAACGCCAATTCGAACGACATCACCAGCGTGATCTCGACGCTCGGCCAGCGCGCCGGCAACCGCGCCAGGGACGGCAAGGGCGCCGAGCAATTGACCGGCCCGCGCCGCGCTGCGATCCTGATGCTGGCGCTCGGCGAGCAATATGGCGGCAAGATCTGGGGCCTGCTCGACGACGACGAGGTGCGTCAGCTGTCGCTGGAAATGTCGACGCTCGGCACCGTCGAGGTCGACACGGTCGAGGACATGCTGCTCGAATTCGTCTCGCGCATGTCGGCCTCGGGCGCGCTGATGGGCAATTTCGACGCGACCGAGCGCCTGCTCCAGCAGTACCTGCCGCCGGAGCGCGTCAACGGCATCATGGACGAGATCCGCGGCCCCGCCGGCCGCAACATGTGGGAGAAGCTCTCCAACGTGCAGGAAGAGGTCCTCGCCAACTACCTCAAGAACGAATATCCGCAGACCATCGCCGTGGTGCTGTCGAAGCTGAAGCCGGAACATGCCGCGCGCGTACTCGGCATCTTCCCCGAAGACCTCGCGCTCGATGTCGTCAACCGTATGCTGAAGATGGAGGCGGTGCAGAAGGAGGTGATCGAGAGCGTGGAGAAGACGCTGCGCACCGAATTCATGTCGAACCTGTCGCAGACCCGCCGCCGCGACGCCCACGAGGTGATGGCGGAAATCTTCAACAATTTCGACCGCCAGACCGAAACCCGCTTCATCACCTCGCTGGAAGAGGACAATCGGGAATCGGCCGAGCGCATCAAGGCGCTGATGTTCACCTTCGACGACCTCGTGAAGCTCGATTCCGGCTCGGCCCAGACGTTGATGCGCAACGTCGACAAGGACAAGCTCGGCGTGGCGCTGAAGAGCGCCAACGAGGACGTCCGCAACTTCTTCTTCGGCAACATGTCCTCGCGCGCGGCCAAGATGCTGCAGGACGACATGGCGGCGATGGGGCCAGTGCGCCTGCGCGACGTCGACGAGGCCCAGGCGCTGCTGGTCAATCTCGCCAAGGACCTCGCCGCCAAGGGCGAGATCATGCTGACCAAGAATCGCGCTGACGACGAGCTGGTGTATTGA